The following is a genomic window from Mya arenaria isolate MELC-2E11 chromosome 4, ASM2691426v1.
CAATAAACGACATTCATTTATGATGGGACTTCACATAACTTTATATGTAAATACGGTGCAGAAAGACAAAAAgcacacaaaaatacaaatacagtatataaattacaaagacatctatatttatgtaaaagtttTGGAAAATGTTCATCAGTTGTCAAAATTATATTCTCAGACGTTACATAATAAGACATTTATCACCATTGAACGAAGACAAGAAATTGCTAAAACAAATTTTCACTTCGTTTATATCTCAGCCTATCCATTATATTCATTAGATATGATATTAAACTTATAATCGTAGTGTTCCCATTAACATGTATAGTAACTCGCTTCCGGATCACAGACACGCTTTGTCCCCTATTCACGGCGCTAGGGCCTCCAGTGCTTCATCCGGGACGACGTCGATGACGCGGCCGGTCTTGATAGTGAGGACAGTCTGCGTCACTTCCGGGCTGGAGACGGAGAACACCGGCCATAGCGGCTCCGACATTTCCGACACCACTAGATTCTTGAACCGGAAAATTAGCTTCTTGTTCTTCACGTCCGTGATGATCCAGTGGCGGCGCTCGGCATCCAATAGGAAGCCGTAGTAGAGACGAATGAAGGTCCCGGGCGGCGACTTTGTACGGGCGGAAATAGCGGTGTGGGAGAGAAGCTGCCCATTATGCCAGGTCTGAAGGCATACCTTTCCACAAACGTGACAGCCACGCGCGCTCACGCACCAAGCATATGGGTGGCAGTCGACGGACGGGTGGCGGTCGATGCAGTCCAACTTGGAGAGGCCGATCTCGAACACGTGTTCCTGACGAATGAGCTTGTGCACCTTGTAGACCACGCCCACTTCGAAGTAATACAAACCGGACTTCTGGATCGGCCTGCTCGCCATTGCGCCGCGGTAGATGGCAAATCTGAAAAACAGTGGCATGTTCTATGAAGAACCCATTAGCTAGAcgaaaacaatgaacaatttgTCGATTTGCTTcgatcagatttttttttcaaaaaggacTTCCATTACAATTTATCCcattaaacttttaaacatataatgtcaaATGAATTGTATGGGTTATCTGCCTGCTTGCTCCCTTTGGGTACGGTGAGCGGTAGAGCCATTGCTGACCTCGGCCATTATCGTTCTACCAACCTCCAGCATATTCACACTAAGCCAATAGCTCGGATAAACTATATGATACAATGTGTATGAATTACCTGCCCTGTTCCCTGCCGGTGCGGCGAGTGGTGGAGCCCTTGCTGATCTTAGCCTTCATCGTCTTTCCTTCTTCCAAGATCTCAACACTAGGACTCGATGTGGTCGCGTCCAAAACAAACCCAGGACCTATAAATGTACGTAGCGTGTGCAATATATAGTTAATGGATTAACAGGTAGAAGCGGTCATAGAAAGTGGCCCTTAGCTTCTCTGGTGACGAGAAGTTTTGCTGACTTTCCATGTTGACTATGACCTAACCTTGACCTTTTCCACCTAATGCCACAGAAAACAATACAAGTTTTCATTCAAAGACCCTCTTGACAGACAATCATAGTTACCAAAACAATTACATTATCCTATTAATACCATGTGTTAACTTCTGTAAATTCAGGACGAAATAATcaatgaaaatgacattaaacaaagaCTTGCTAGCCCCAAATCGGTGCGGATCATCTGCTGGTAAAAACCAAACAACTTTGATATTCAATGATCTTATAACGTACTAGTCCTAGGTGTTGAACATGTTTTCCAAAGTGTTGACTGTGACCCTGGCCTTTCAATTACTTGATTGAGCCCAAACTCAAATTCTAGTGGTAAAATGAGCAAACTGTTTTATACATGTCTACCAACCAACCGTCCGACGTTTGCAAACCTCCAAGTGTATACTttccattttctttaaatggagaaacataatataaaacaatatttgaaacttacaAATCACGTCTCCTAGCATGTGGTCGGTAATTGGGGACATGTCCTCACTCATAGCTGGAAAATAGATGTCGAGATACGTGTTCACGACAGCATAAGGTAAATATGTGAAAAAGGCTTTATTATTAAGACACTCTTTtgataaatcaaaatatatatttattcaaacatgtATATCGAGAGTTATCTTAATGTTGACAGTAACTTTAATACAGTACAATGCTAAAATACTTAAGGACTTGAAATACCGCTGGGAGTAGCAGTCCGCATCGATCTGGAAATCTTCATCTGATCTCGTCCGCCATGACCATCtgagcaaaagaaaaaaaaaacactaactAGACACTTTTGATGCTGGGCTaagtatatgtttatgtatgtttattctttttcaagtgtgtggtttttttttaaaatacatttacatcaGTTATTAGGTACCAGGTTAAGCATAgcattcccaaaataaatcaaaatgctATACAACCGTCATGGAAGCCACGACCATCCCACGACATACGAGTACACGCATTCAGAAGCTCAACTCACGCAGATCGAGTCTCTCGACAGTGTGCGGGGAGGAAACCCTAAACACGTGGTCGTTCTGCATTGGCGTCCCGTGTAGGTACACAGTGGCGCGGTGCTTCCCCTTGCTCGTCCCCAGGTACACGGCTTTGTAGCGGCCGTCCCCGGAAGTGTTGTCCACTACCGTAGCGCCCCGCCGCCGCCCGGATGGATCTAGCACGTCAACACGCAGGTCCACACCGCCTGCAGGGAAAAGTAAAAAGTAAAGTTGAACAAAGCTGGagtaataaagaaaattactcaTGTGTTCGAGCTTTTCTATATAGTATGTACCGGACTTCCCCACCCTGTCTTCCTCACCCAAGGCAAGACATAAAATTAAGTCATCTGATAACAGTTTAGTATATTAGAACTAttatatttcagtaaaacacaatcaaatgagtaactttaaaaaaaaaaaatgacaaacttaATACTAGTAAAAGCATTTCATGTGTTGTTGGCACGGACATTCTGTTACTGGCTATGGTCCACGGAAGAGTTTAAATGGTATATTCCTTCAAGTTTTGAAAATTCACTTGACAATGTCTTATGACAATGCACTTtgtgtattattaaaaaaacatgacatttcAATGTAATTTTTAACGTGAGTCATTCATACTCACTATCGGACTGCTGCATTCCCTCGCTGTCAAACAATGTGATGTGGAGAATCGTCTGCTCCCGGTCCACAATGACGTCATTGGTATCCACGTGCGTGTTCGGAACGTACGCCGACGTCGACCAAATACCTCCCATATCTCTCACATGCTTGTTAAAATCTTCGCCTAGTTTCGTATTTCTGAACTTGATTTCATCGTTGTCGTGAGGAAGCGTATCAAACTCCTCATCCCGTAGGTGGTTCAGACGCTCAATGATCGTATCTTTGAAGAACAGAAACTCTGACTGGCTCCCGTACGTGGCGATATTTGCGGAAAACTCGTTCGCGTCTTCCATGCTATTGATATGGAAGTTGATGCTGTCCAACTGGTTTTCCagcctttttttcttttctcttGCTCGTGCATGCGCCTTGTCCTTTAGTTCCGAACGTCTGCGCTCCAGAGCTTTGATACTGTTGTCAAATGCGGTGTCGATATTGTGTGTAGTATGTTGTAGACTGGTATCAAGGTTGTCGATAGTAGTTTCAATGGATGCGGCCGTATCTTGGGCGGAGAGTGTGCGGTGCTTTACATCAGACATTAATCCCTCGATGGATCGGCGAGTATCCATGTACACTTCATGCAGTTCCCGGATGTCGTGACCCTTGGACTCCTGGTGATCGGCTACAGCGCACATGGCACAGATGGGGCGGTCACACGTGGATGTCAGACAGAAGAAGGCATAGGGCTGCTCCTCGTGACCGGGAACGGTACAGAAGTGCACCTGCTGGAAGTCGTCGAGGGGAGCGTCCTTCAGCTCGTCCATCGTGAGGATGTGGTGGCGTTTTGTGATCTTGGTGCGGCAGTGTGCGTCATTGCATTCATCACAGAGAAACTGGGCACATTCCTTACACCGGTGCTTGGCCACTCGCGTCTTGTTTGTGCACTCTTGACAGCCGATGTCCGGGGTACGGCCTTGAACCTGGTTGGGTGGAATGCGATTTCAGAATGCGAATTTGCTAGATAGCCAATAGAATCACGATTTAATGTGAAGAAAATAGACATACCCTATACACAATAATATCAAGAGTATAATAAAGATTCGAATTGCTTATTCAGTTTGtgcaaaatacaaacttagttTATAGATATTAACACGTTCACAAAAGTTACGTTTAAATCCCTATTTTTCAGAACTGATAGTATACgttttggtaataaaatatatttgattttgtgttaATCGTACCTTTTGGTGGTTGACCAGAAAGAGTCTGGTCTCGTCCGGTCGAAAAGCCTCCAGATCGCCATTGGGCACGTTGTGGCGAATCTCACACGTGGGACACTTGACGATACCGCGCGTGGCCGTCGACTCGAGGCACGAGATGCAGATCCCGTGCAGGCACGGAAGCACGCGCGGGGTACGGAGGAAGTCGTTGTATTCGTTTTTGCACTCGGCACATTCCGTGTACTGTTGTCGGATGTCATCGGGCTGCACGGAGATCTTGCTGCCCGCCTTAAGCGCAGAAGACATCATGTACTCCTTCTCTCGTCTCGAACTTTTTAATATCGGATAAGAAATTCGTAAAGAAAAGTATTATGTAGTGTGTCTTTTAGGACTACATGTTAGCTAAACCTAACTAAACAATACCCCTTCACCATGTAGATAAACTAAAACAGAATAAGAAGATATTTTCATTGTGTCCATATGATCCATTTAAATGCACAATTATACTTTTTAAGAATGagtgcaaaatatttatttctaaatcatTATTGGAATTATGGTATTTTTccagaataaaaataaaacaagaaaccTCATTTTATTCCAGCATTTactttatgtaacaaaatatttagtGGTTCATACACTtctatttgtgtttgttttatttcaaggttACATACTTACCCCAAAGttgaatgtttttcaaaaccacaCAACGGTGCCGGCAGTTCAAGAGGGCTGATTAAAACAACGGGATATTATTAACGTATGTTTTTCTCTATTGTTTTACGGACAGAAATTGATCTGCTCAATAGCCATGACATGACTTTCAAAAGCCCAAACGATTGAAACAGTATACTGTGACAGAACTGGTTTCAAATCGACtaaatcataaaatgaaattttcttaGTGTCATGTTCTCGTTTTTTATTTGCTATATATTTATGTGATTCGAACTTAAACCTGTATTAAAGATGAACAGAACGtttaggaaataaaaaaatcaacgaaATGCCATTTGATGTTTCacatatttaagataaataaggtaccacaaatattttaaaacaaaacggGCATCAGAAGGTcaagtttatacatttaaatgcagACCTTTATTTGAATAAACCCACGTATATAATTCTAATAAGCACGATTGAGCCCATTTCacaagttttgaaatgttttcatgaAAGTTTATTCAGCGTTTGCGAATCCATATATCTTCATCGCCGTGCGAAACGGGAGTAATCGACGTGTTTAGATACTCATATTTAAACGATTAGATTTAATAAGTGTTTGCAACTAAAAACTTTATCATATAAAAGTATGTTGCTTTTCATTTACGATTTTTTCACCAgctgttatacatatgtataacctCCACAGTGAACTGGCACTGTGTGCGCCCTTTTCATACTGTATTTGTCAGGCTATGAAAAGAATATAACAACTGTTTATTTAAGTGGTccacttttattttcatttcacacGTTTGGTAGCAATGTCTACATTGCAAACCACATCATAATATGAGACATACGTAACAATCTGAAGACAAGgttttaacaagaaatatacGGCATGTTTAAATGCATACAGAGAGCCTCACTACAATATTGCATCACTAATACTGATAAGCCTAAGCCGGAGTCTACcctaaacagttttaaaatggagcattgcataaatcattaaaacttgCAAATAAACTACAACCTTTACAAATGGCAATTAtgaaagccagagttatgggtcttgcatCATGGAAGCATATTACCAGTACTAACGTATGTACTAAGTTTCATCTGAATTTGAAAGGTTTTACTTGTGGATAAGGTGTTTGCACAGTGATGACATAACCAAGGCTTTAACAATACTGTGATGTTTTTCCTCTTAAAAGCACACCAAATAGTGAATGTCTTGGAGATTTATATCAGAGATTCATTCCTTACGCAATGCTAGCTGTGAAAGGATGAAACAAAGATAACAAAAGTTATACTAGAATTGTGTCAGGTCAAAACCATTATGGCAGATTCTTATTCTATAAAATGTACATCAGTTatgctaaaaaaaaataaaaatgaaaacgttCGTATGTTCTCAAATCAAGAAATTTGTAACTTAAAGGTCATGGTTGTTATCAGTTAATggttaataaactaaatataaataacagGCCTTAACCATTACATGTATAGTTCATAATCAAGTTATTAGTTACAATAATATAcacaaactgttttaaaacgAAAAGTATATTCACTGTATACATTGACATGTAAAATAATTCATGTATGAAAACATTACATCTTGTAAgtttctaaaaacaacaacactaaatgtGCTTTCACTGAACTCAAGAACGTGTCATAACAgtacaaacatgaattttgactAAAACTAGGCCAATGGGGACCTCAaacattttcatgaaatgaaagATGTCAGCGTTTGAAGTGTGTCACATAATGCGAAGGTTGGACATATTGCACATACCATACAGCAGGTGCCAGTGGGGAGATCACGGGAAAGGGCTAgaaaatatcttgtttaaaaagttaacaCTGAGTATTATGTGTGAAACTTGCAAAATTGTAAAACTTTCACTGGTGAATTCAAATGTCAAATACCAATAGATTAAACACAAAAACTTGTGAATTTCATAATGTGCATGTATTTCAAGGTATGTTTTGATGCTTCctgtaaaatgtcataaaaatgatattgtcaATGGCTAAATGATCATTTTTAACTTGTCAAGTGTAGAAGGGCCAGTTTACCATGatatttataaaccatttaAGACATAAACATGActcatattaaaacaacatgtatatttaataacaattttaaaatatagttcCAACAAGAAAAAACATGATTGTACTTAAACACTTTTAACATTATACAAACCGGAGAaacaacatttcataaataacaCAGAATATCACAAATGTGTACTTTCCAAAGGTTAATTGAACAAGGATAAAACAACAAAGTGATTACAAACACTTCAACATCACTTCctgaaattgttcaaaaaataaatcagacaGCATTTAAACAGCACCAATTCtcatgacattttttttgcattcttACTATGCATTTGATCAAAGCTCATAAATAAGTAAGACTAAAGAGTATTgcttattgtaaaatatatatggtttaatgtacatgtaagttTATCATGGATAAGTTAGATAAATCATGGGTAAGTTTTCAACGATGCAATAATCGTAAGTGAGAAATAATCATAGAATTTGTTGTACTGATGCtacaatgaaaaaacaaacatggacACATGAAGACTATTAAAGAACATTGTATGTATAGCTATGatgttttttctgtattatCTACCTCAAAAGAGCTGTAATGTGGTAATGATAAACACAGAGAGAAACAAACACAACTGTCAGGATACATTTAGAAGAACCTTAGACACAATGATTACATAAAATTCTACCCTAATGTCAATACATGCATTTGTAACAGTATTTTCATACAGTCACGCTACcttaatatcaatatatacagCAAGAATGTCAATACATACAGCAAGTTGTAACAGTATTAACATACAGTCATCCCGTTAATGTCAATACATACAGCAAGAATGTCAATACATACAGCAAGTTGTAACAGTATTAATATACAGACATCCCGTTAATGTCAATACATACAGCAAGTTGTAACAGTATTAACATACAGTCATTCCGTTAATGTCAATACATACAGCAAGTTGTAACAGTATTAACATACAGTCATCCCGTTAATGTCAATACATACAGCAAGTTGTAACAGTATTAACATACAGTCATCCCGTTAATGTCAATACATACAGCAAGTTGTAACAGTATTAACATACAGTCATTCCGTTAATGTCAATACATACAGCAAGTTGTAACAGTATTAACAAACAGTCATCCCGTTAATGTCAATACATACAGCAAGTTGTAACAGTATTAACATACAGTCATTCCGTTAATGTCAATACATACAGCAAGTTGTAACAGTATTAACATACAGTCATTCCGTTAATGTCAATACATACAGCAAGTTGTAACAGTATTAACATACAGACATGCTACCCTAATGTCAATACATACAGCAAGTTGTAACAGTATTAACATACAGTCATCCCGTTAATGTCAATACATACAGCAAGTTGTAACAGTATTAACATACAGTCATTCCGTTAATGTCAATACATACAGCAAGTTGTAACAGTATTAACATACAGTCTTGCTACCTTAATTTCATAAcgtttcaaaacaatgtattattttaatagtgTTGCTATTTTATAGCATTAACCCACAACAGAATATTGAGCAACTAACAAACCAAATCAAAATTATTGTCTTATTCTTTCTATATCCCTAAGACATTAAGTGCCTtaaatgcacatgtatgtaCTAGTAATTTAAGTATACAAAACAACTGTTGGCTTGCACATACAGTATTCATTAACAGAGTTGCATGTACTCAATCGGTATTAACATATATAACCAATCTTCAATCAATATCCCAAACGAGATCAAAACTACCTTCatgcataaatacaaaataagcaaataattacatctatttacaaaatgtctGGAATGTATAAGTAACATCCAGATTCTAACTGCACAATGATAAAGTTACCTTATCAACTGATAATATAAATGGAAAGAGCATTGCTAGTCCTcgatgaatgaataaatgaataaatgaacataagaacgaacaaacaaacaaattaataacttaACTTGAATATTGCCTGGTGGAAGCGCCTGTCATTTTTCTAGTAAAGGTCAACCTTGAACCCAAAATCagtagaggtcatctactgaccatgtcTGAATAAtatgcataccaagtttgaagaccatACATTTGTTGTTCAGAAGTGATTCATTAGAAACAAATAGGACACCCACAACAACACAGGTAGCaaagacaacacagacaaagTAATCCATCTTGTCTGCCATGAAGTTCAAAATTTCTGGCCTTCACATTTTAGGGTTGCAACAAGATTGCACCCGAAATACTTCACTCGAAATCATTCGAATACATGCAAACATCTTACACTTCTCTATCAAACACTTGGTACTAACATGAAGGGTGAAAAAGAAATCATAGTAATGCCCGTCAAGAGTGACCCTTGATGGCACTCTCTATGTTCCCGCCATATATGGCCATGAGAAGCATGATGCTGAATCCTGTGATCATGCCTATATTCTGCAGCAGAAATATTGTCAGGTGACTCATGTGCTTGTTATCTTCAAGTTCACCCGCACTGTTCATCTCCGGCATCTGGAAATGAAAGGCAAACATTGCGCGAACTCATAACCAATATTGGCAGCGTGATTAaggtgtattttattttttatttttaaagcaaataattcCATGATTTCTTAGTCGAGCATTtgtcatttcaaataatttactaATGAACACAATATCTTCTGAATAACTATACTTATActaaaaaaatctttatgatGTGTGAAATGAAGCTTTATTGCAATAACGCACTCACCATATCCACCAGTGATATATAGAGGAACATGCCCCCAGCAAAGGCAAACA
Proteins encoded in this region:
- the LOC128230458 gene encoding tripartite motif-containing protein 45-like; the encoded protein is MSSRREKEYMMSSALKAGSKISVQPDDIRQQYTECAECKNEYNDFLRTPRVLPCLHGICISCLESTATRGIVKCPTCEIRHNVPNGDLEAFRPDETRLFLVNHQKVQGRTPDIGCQECTNKTRVAKHRCKECAQFLCDECNDAHCRTKITKRHHILTMDELKDAPLDDFQQVHFCTVPGHEEQPYAFFCLTSTCDRPICAMCAVADHQESKGHDIRELHEVYMDTRRSIEGLMSDVKHRTLSAQDTAASIETTIDNLDTSLQHTTHNIDTAFDNSIKALERRRSELKDKAHARAREKKKRLENQLDSINFHINSMEDANEFSANIATYGSQSEFLFFKDTIIERLNHLRDEEFDTLPHDNDEIKFRNTKLGEDFNKHVRDMGGIWSTSAYVPNTHVDTNDVIVDREQTILHITLFDSEGMQQSDSGVDLRVDVLDPSGRRRGATVVDNTSGDGRYKAVYLGTSKGKHRATVYLHGTPMQNDHVFRVSSPHTVERLDLHGHGGRDQMKISRSMRTATPSAMSEDMSPITDHMLGDVICPGFVLDATTSSPSVEILEEGKTMKAKISKGSTTRRTGREQGRFAIYRGAMASRPIQKSGLYYFEVGVVYKVHKLIRQEHVFEIGLSKLDCIDRHPSVDCHPYAWCVSARGCHVCGKVCLQTWHNGQLLSHTAISARTKSPPGTFIRLYYGFLLDAERRHWIITDVKNKKLIFRFKNLVVSEMSEPLWPVFSVSSPEVTQTVLTIKTGRVIDVVPDEALEALAP